GTTCAACCCTGCATCGTTTGCTGCAACTTCACTTCAAGAGCGTAGCTACCGATATGGTGAATCCTGGCAACACCTGTTGGGTCGTCACCATCGCTTCTCCACTCAACAAAACTTGCTGCTGCGCCGTAATCACCATTACCCACTGGCTTTCTGGCATCACCAACCAAACCTCTTGACATCCAGACTGCAAATAT
The window above is part of the Cyanobacteriota bacterium genome. Proteins encoded here:
- a CDS encoding Uma2 family endonuclease, with the protein product MQSGCQEVWLVMPESQWVMVITAQQQVLLSGEAMVTTQQVLPGFTISVATLLK